GGTCTCATCGCCGGGCTGCTGCTCGTCGTCCGTGTCGTTGGCCTCGCCACGACGGCGGCGACGGCCGCCACGACGGCGACGGCGCGAGGGGCGGTCGCCGTACTCGTCGGTGTCCTCGCCCTCGTGCTCGTCCGTCTCGGCCTCGGGGGCCTCGTCGGCGGGCTGCTCCGCGGGCACCTCCACGGGAGCGGCGGGCTCGGCGGCCTGCTCGGTCGCGTCGGCCTCGCCGCGGCGGCGGCGACGGCGGCGCGAGCCGCCCTGCGGCGCGGCCTCGGCGGGCGGGGCGCTCTGCTCGACCTCGGCGGTCTGCTGCTCCTCGACCTCGTCGGTCTCCTCGGGCGCCGAGGAGGAACCGGCCGCGGCAGCGGCGGCGGCCGCGGTCTCGGGGGTCTGGAACATCGGCTCGGCGAAGACCGGGGCCTGGAAGACGGCGACGGCGGGGCGCGCCGCGCGCCGGCCCTTGCGGGACGGCTCGTCGGTCTTGGCGGTGAACTCGGGGCGACCGGCGGCGGCGGTGGCCCGGCGGCGCTGGCGTCCGCGCGGGGCGGCGTCCTCGACCTCCTCCACCTCGGCGGCGAGCTCCTCGGCGACGGCGGCGGGCAGGCTCTCGCCGGCCTCGACCGGCTCCGCGGGGGCCTCGACGGCCGGCTGCGGCGTACCGGCGGGCGCGGACGCCTTGCGGGACGCGCGGCGACGGGCGCGCGGGGCCGGGGCCTCCTCCACGGCCTCGGCTTCGGCGACGGGTGCCTCGGCGGCGACGGGCGACGGCTCGGTCACCGTCCCGGCGGCGGGCGCGGCGGCGCCCGGCGTACCGGCGGGGGCCGAGGCACGGCGGCGGGCACGGCCGCGAGGGGCCTCGGCGGGCTCCGGCTCGACGACGGCGGGCTCGACCACGACAGCGGGCTCGGCGACGACGGCGGGCTCGACCACGACGGCGGCCTCGGCCGCTGCCGGGGCGCCCGCGGGTGAGGTGGCCTTGCGGGAGGCGCGACGGCGGCGGGGCGCCGGGGGCTCCTCGACGGTCTCCACGGCGACCACGGCCTCTTCCTCGGGGTCGACGGCCTCGGGGTCGAGGTCGGCGACGGGCGCGGCCGGGGTCTCGACGACCGGGGCCACGGTCTCGGCGGCCTCCGGCGCGCCGGCCGGAGCGGTGGCCTTGCGGACCGCGCGGCGGCGGGTGCGCGGCGCGGGAGCGGCGGGCTCCTCCTCGGCGGCGACGGGCGCGGGGGCCTCGGCGACCGGGGCGGGCTCGGTGTTCTCCACCGGCTCAGGGGCTCCGGCGGGCGCGGTGGCCTTCCGCACGGCGCGACGGCGCGTACGGGCGGGCGGGGCGGTCTCGGCGACCGTTTCCCCGGGCGTGTCGTCCGCGGCCGGGGCGGCGGACGCGTCGGCCGGTATGGCCGGCGTGACGTCCTCGGCGGAGGCCGCGGTCGCACCGGGCGGGCCCGCCGGGCGGGAAGCGGCGCGGCGCCTGCGGCGCGGCGGCAGCTTGTCCCCGGGGGTGTTCTCTTCGTTGTTCCCGGTCGTGCCGGGTTCGTTCGGCTGAGGCATGCGGGCGGTTCTCCCGTCGTGCTCCCGGGCGCCGCGTCTGATTCCGGTCCGGCACGGTCCGCAGTGGTGCGATACCGCCGTCCGGGGCGCGGGCGCCGCACGGGAACTGATGTCTGGCTCGCCGGTTCCGTATGCGGTGTGCCTACGGCCTGGCGAAAGTCTTATGGGTCAGTGCGCGGCCCGACCCAGGTGGCTCCCGAGTCGGAGGGCTGCGCTACAACGACCGCCTTACGCGGAACCTGCACCTTCCGGCGCCGTCGCGACGGCTGCCCCGGCGACCGCGGGATGTGCGGTCGGGGCGGCCTCGCGGTCGGGCGCGAGCGGGTCGGTCACCGTGCCGGACTCCTCGTCGAAGAGCCCCTGCGCCAGCCTCGTCACCGCGGCGGGGACGGGCGGCGCCAGGTCGGCCACAGCTCGGAGACCGGACAGGACGTCGTCGGGTCGCACGGCAGGTGTCACGTGCCGAACAACCAGGCGCAGTATCGCACAGGGCCGCTCGACCGGCCTATCGGCCGGAGCGTCGACGACGCGCAGGTCGGCGACGGCGGCACGGGCGTCGAACGTCCGGATGCCGTTCTTCGCCTTGCGCTGGACCTCCACGGACTCGGCGTCGTTGAACGCGGCCACGGCGGTGCGGACGTCCTCGGGCTCGACGCCGTCCAGGCGCATCTCCCAGACGGACGCGGTGAGCCGCTCGGCCAGGCCCGAGGTGCGGGCCTCCACCGCGTCGATGATGTCGAGGCCGTCCGGCATCGACGCGTCGAGCAGTCCGCGCAGGACCTCGGGGTCCCGCGTCTCGGTGAGGGCGATCTCCAGGAACTCCGCCTCACTGCCGGTGCCGGTGGGTGCGGCATTGGCGTAGGAGACCTTGGGGTGGGGGGTGAAGCCCGCCGAGTACGCCATCGGCACCTCGGAGCGGCGCAGTGCCCGCTCGAAGGCCCGCTGGAAGTCTCGGTGGCTGGTGAACCGGAGGCGGCCGCGCTTGGTGTAGCGCAGGCGGATGCGCTGCACTGCCGGTGCGGGCGGCGGGCCTTCGGGCTGTCGCTTGCCCAGTGGTTCTTCTCCTCGGTGCGGGGCGGGCGTGGTGGCGCGCCGCCCACGAAATTCGGGTGACCCCCGGGTGCCGCTCCGGCTCACCCCCGCCCGACGAGTTTCTCGCCGAGCGGAGGGGTATCGGACGCCTGCGCCGCGCTGGGGACAGTCGTTGTACTACCCAGAGTACGCGCAGGGATCCCCAGCGGTTCCCCGGACCGTGCGCCGCCCGTGGTGCCGGCCAGTGCCCGCCAGGCGTCGCGGCGGGCCCGGCGCACGGTTTCCCGGGCGGACGCGAGGGCCGCGCGGGCGGCCCGGCCCGCTTCGGCGGCGGCGCGGCGGGCCGGGGCCCCCACGGAGTCGCGCAGGAAGTGGCCGACCGGGGTGACCAGGGTGCGGTAGGCCCAGGAGACGGGCGCGACGAGCA
The nucleotide sequence above comes from Streptomyces sp. NBC_01116. Encoded proteins:
- a CDS encoding TIGR03936 family radical SAM-associated protein codes for the protein MQRIRLRYTKRGRLRFTSHRDFQRAFERALRRSEVPMAYSAGFTPHPKVSYANAAPTGTGSEAEFLEIALTETRDPEVLRGLLDASMPDGLDIIDAVEARTSGLAERLTASVWEMRLDGVEPEDVRTAVAAFNDAESVEVQRKAKNGIRTFDARAAVADLRVVDAPADRPVERPCAILRLVVRHVTPAVRPDDVLSGLRAVADLAPPVPAAVTRLAQGLFDEESGTVTDPLAPDREAAPTAHPAVAGAAVATAPEGAGSA